The following coding sequences lie in one Eschrichtius robustus isolate mEscRob2 chromosome 17, mEscRob2.pri, whole genome shotgun sequence genomic window:
- the KCNV1 gene encoding potassium voltage-gated channel subfamily V member 1 produces the protein MELPPRGRASPDSPLDSASLTSLDSSVFCSEGEGEPLALGDSFTVNVGGSRFVLSQQALSCFPHTRLGKLAVVVASCRRPGALAAVPSPLELCDDANPVDNEYFFDRSSQAFRYVLHYYRTGRLHVMEQLCALSFLQEIQYWGIDELSIDSCCRDRYFRRKELSETLDFKKDTEDQESQHESEQDFSQGPCPTVRQKLWNILEKPGSSTAARIFGVISIIFVAVSIVNMALMSAELSWLDLQLLEILEYVCISWFTGEFVLRFLCVRDRCRFLRKVPNIIDLLAILPFYITLLVESLSGSQTTQELENVGRIVQVLRLLRALRMLKLGRHSTGLRSLGMTITQCYEEVGLLLLFLSVGISIFSTVEYFAEQSIPDTTFTSVPCAWWWATTSMTTVGYGDIRPDTTTGKIVAFMCILSGILVLALPIAIINDRFSACYFTLKLKEAAVRQREALKKLTKNIATDSYISVNLRDVYARSIMEMLRLKGRERASTRSSAGDDFWF, from the exons ATGGAGCTGCCTCCCCGCGGCCGGGCGTCGCCGGACTCGCCGCTGGACAGCGCCTCCCTGACCTCGCTGGACTCCAGCGTCTTCTGCAGCGAGGGCGAAGGGGAGCCCCTGGCGCTCGGGGACAGCTTCACGGTCAACGTGGGCGGCAGCCGCTTTGTGCTCTCGCAGCAGGCTCTGTCCTGCTTCCCACACACGCGCCTTGGCAAGCTGGCCGTGGTGGTGGCCTCGTGCCGGCGCCCCGGGGCCCTGGCCGCCGTGCCCAGCCCCCTGGAGCTCTGTGACGACGCCAACCCCGTGGACAACGAGTACTTCTTCGACCGGAGCTCGCAAGCATTCCGCTACGTCCTGCACTACTATCGCACCGGCCGCCTGCACGTCATGGAGCAGCTGTGCGCGCTCTCCTTCCTCCAGGAGATCCAGTACTGGGGCATCGACGAGCTCAGCATTGACTCCTGCTGCAGGGACAG ATACTTCAGAAGAAAGGAGCTGAGTGAAACTTTAGACTTTAAGAAGGACACAGAAGACCAGGAAAGTCAACATGAGAGCGAACAGGACTTCTCACAAGGACCTTGCCCCACCGTCCGCCAGAAGCTCTGGAACATCCTAGAGAAACCGGGGTCTTCCACAGCTGCCCGAATCTTTGGGGTCATCTCTATCATCTTCGTGGCGGTGTCCATCGTCAACATGGCTCTGATGTCAGCCGAGTTAAGTTGGCTGGACCTGCAACTGCTGGAAATCCTGGAGTATGTGTGCATTAGCTGGTTCACCGGGGAGTTTGTCCTGCGCTTCCTGTGCGTGCGGGACAGGTGCCGCTTCCTGAGAAAGGTGCCAAACATCATAGACCTCCTAGCCATCTTGCCCTTCTACATCACTCTTCTGGTAGAGAGCCTGAGTGGGAGCCAGACTACACAGGAGCTGGAAAACGTGGGGCGCATCGTCCAGGTTTTGAGGCTGCTCAGGGCTCTGCGCATGCTCAAACTGGGCAGGCATTCCACAG GCTTGCGCTCACTTGGAATGACAATCACCCAGTGTTATGAAGAAGTTGGGCTGCTGCTCCTATTTCTGTCTGTAGGAATCTCTATATTTTCAACTGTGGAATATTTTGCTGAGCAGAGCATTCCCGACACAACCTTCACAAGTGTCCCTTGTGCGTGGTGGTGGGCCACAACGTCCATGACTACCGTGGGATATGGGGACATCAGACCAGACACCACCACGGGCAAGATCGTGGCCTTCATGTGTATCTTATCGGGAATCCTTGTCTTGGCCTTGCCCATTGCTATTATTAACGACCGCTTCTCTGCTTGTTACTTCACCTTAAAGCTCAAGGAAGCAGCTGTTAGACAGCGTGAGGCTCTGAAGAAACTTACCAAGAATATAGCCACTGACTCATATATCAGTGTTAACTTGAGAGATGTCTATGCCCGGAGTATCATGGAGATGCTTCGgttaaaaggcagagaaagagcaaGTACTAGGAGCAGTGCAGGAgatgatttctggttttga